Proteins from a single region of Cydia strobilella chromosome 2, ilCydStro3.1, whole genome shotgun sequence:
- the LOC134754478 gene encoding YY1-associated factor 2 yields MDKKNAIRRAKRPSKVLEENYWDCSVCTYRNNAEAFKCSMCDVRKGTSTRKPRINPALVAAQAAGTAPTSSQKRPRSANSSQKRSRSANSLKKKRRPPRLSNVDRSSAQTREVTVSGVTVVITEYKPKKSVSSSSSDVESSNDARP; encoded by the exons ATGGACAAGAAAAATGCGATTCGGAGAGCCAAAAGGCCTTCTAAGGTTCTTGAAGAAAATTATTGGGACTGCAGCGTTTGCACGTACAGGAACAATGCAGAAGCCTTTAAGTGCTCGATGTGTGACGTCAGGAAAG GCACATCAACCCGAAAGCCGCGCATCAACccggcgctggtggcggcgcaAGCGGCCGGCACCGCCCCCACCAGCTCACAGAAGAGACCACGCTCCGCCAACTC CTCACAGAAGAGATCACGCTCCGCCAACTCGCTCAAAAAGAAGCGGCGACCCCCTCGCCTCAGCAACGTCGACCGCAGCTCCGCGCAGACCAGAGAG GTAACAGTAAGCGGCGTAACTGTGGTGATCACAGAGTACAAGCCCAAGAAATCAGTCTCCAGTAGCTCCAGCGACGTGGAATCCTCCAACGACGCGCGTCCGTGA